In the genome of Malania oleifera isolate guangnan ecotype guangnan chromosome 5, ASM2987363v1, whole genome shotgun sequence, the window GTTGGGAGTAAGCTTGACAGAGCCCTTATCAACTCACATTGGATTTAGGATGGATCAAATGTTCATGCCACATTTCAGATGCCAGGACACCTTTCAGATCACTCTCTTTGTCTATTGACAACTTCTGAAGTGGATTGCTTGGGTAGGAGGCCTTTCAAATTCTTTAACATGTGGGCTGGGCATGATAGATTTTAAGAGATTGTCAGTGAAGGTTTGAATGAAAGAATTCAGGGTATCGGAATGTATAGAGTAGTTAAAAAATTACAGAGGCTTAAGAATCCTTTGAGGACTCTCAATGTTCTCAACTTCTCTCATATCACCTCAAGAGCTGATAGAGCAAACATAGAGCTTAAAGAGTCACAACAAAGACTTCATGATGCTCTTGATGTGGTGGATCTACAAAATCTGGTTTCCCTTAAAAAGTTGGAGGCTACCAAGTTGGATGAAGCAAATCGACTATTCATGGCTTTACAAGCTAAGCATAGGTACCTAAAGAATAGTGATCGAAGTACATCCTTCTTTCACTCTTTAATGAGGGGACACACAAAGAGAAACCACAACATTACTGCTGTTACAAAAAGCAACGGTGAGTACACTACTTCCTTACAACAGGTTGTTGATGAATTTGTTGAATACTACAAGAGTTTGCTAGGATCTGAGGTGGCTTGCGCAAGCTTGGATCCTAGCATCATTGATCTTGACCAAACATTAAGTGAGTCTCATGCAGAGCAGATGGTTAAAGATATTAAGGATGATGAAATTAAGAATGCCCTTTTAAGCATTGGAGAGGAAAAGTCACCTGGACCTGATGGGTTTACctcatgtttttcctagaaagcCTAGGGAATCATTAGGAAAGAGATTCTACTTGATGTTAAGGAATTTTTTGTCAAGGGTagaatgcttagacaagttaatCATGCTGTTATTGCTCTGATACCCAAAATCAATCATGCCTTAACAATGTAGGAGTTAtataacgacccagaaaatattgatattgaaatattaaagagagaggaaaatggaaacaaaaacagaaggaggcagtaggcttgcgttcatcgatgacatcgcattttagagataataataatatcaaggaATTgtcagaactcgtcgacgaatatagggcttcgtcgacaagtgcataaggaaacttgtcgacgaatacagggccttgtcaacgagtacataaggaaattcgtcgacaaatacagggcatcgttgatgagaaaataccgagaggggtatGGAgtagactgaattttgtcgacgaatacagggactcgttgacgaatttaatgaaggacttgtcgacgagatgacatctcttgtcgacgaattgggcAATATAAATGGAGGGAAACGAGGATTTTTACTCATTTTCAGCGCtcaactctctctcctctctctctctttacgaatcctctcccttctctcttcgattctggccccaccagtcactggatcgacgatccgaagctaccacgacgctcttggcggagttctctacaagtttgctagagcggatcgtcgggaaaacaaagttgaatttcatctcaaattcagggtaaggtcttttatctaGTTTTTAGCCTTgtgacagttataagaaatgatgtaggcggaaAAATACTAATATGTTGTTCTAGGATATTGTGTTTTCTAGACGTTgaattaggaatcctgcgggtatagagccaacattatataggggtttttcaaagttaagttaagggaaatatgctatgctagaagttttaataaagttaacagTGATTTTATAGATGTATATTTatgccagtttattatacaagttttatcaaatatgagtttaaatgattgtgGCCTAAGTGATTTTCATAAGATGGAGTAATtaatatagcttttataatatatatatatatatatatatatatatatatatatatatatatatcctactATACGGAATGCATGGAAGTGGATAGTATGTATAGTTTATATGGTTCTTCTCAGTATATGATATTATACGGAATATACAGGTGTAGATATAGATAAATATTCATAGAGACTATACAGAGagatttacatgcatatacagtatTCTTATGAAcaatttcatgaaacagatagacacatatatatgtatacacacataccgttttactcaaatcagtatttatattacagcCTTATACAGAATAGCATACACAGAGTTTTAGCATGCCatgttcctattaccataacatacatagtATATAgatagaatatacagatagagatacaaaggtagcatcaagatgctacggatgtagtatataattttatagtatatatatacagtacataaagatagcattatggtaattttggaacatGGTGATTAATAgtgaaagaatatatatatatatatatatatatatatgtgtgtgtgtgtgtgtgtgtgtgtgtgtgtgtgtatatgtatatagtatcagatccctatggaaagattatagacaaacacagtacagatatagtttatagagcatggtaccgttgctatatacagatagagtgcaaccacatatctcagatagtgtgtgggtaccgtctaactgtgctcggagaggatgcagatCCCTAGTACGTtgggtagagggggccagttagacgaggtagcagccagtcccgctcctaggagaggatgcagtttggctagactaaggtagtgtagagtatattgacttatcttgAGGGCCGatcagatagagtcccgcctttgggccgcacaaccctatcattaggggtcaaatcatgacgtccagagtcctagggataaaagcacagttatatatatatgtttacagttttacaatatatgatgagtatagtatgatattaccagtatgaaaagtagaaaaacagacgatacaatatgttttaaattgtgaaagaaagatatgttttacaaatgatttattacattgcagttcagttatcatttttaaaagtatctttaacttagttgccacacattagtaataacatatttccacttactgaacgtcgactcaccccattactctaacatttttcaggtgagccagttaggcgagcagatcaggctcgcggatagagtgtaactcagatcaccctggttatagggtgagtttttgacagagttgtctatgttttgggatagatgatactggaggggcatttttgtatggtctgtatattctggattctggtattgtacagtttatgtataatgattatatgatttatgtttccgttggtaggaatgtttattgtataaaaaaaaaaaatgataaaaattttgaggtcgttacagtttaggCCCATATCTTGCTAAAATGTAATTTATAAAGTTATATCTAAAGTCATTGTTAACAGGATAAAGCCTTGTATTGACACTTTGGTTTACCCTGCTCAAGCTGCCTTCATTAGCCAAAGGAGTATGGTTGATAACATCTATCTTGACCAGGAACTTGTGAGGAAATATGCAAGAAAGAGAGTTTCCCCTAGATGTATGCTAAAGGTGGATTTGAGGAAAACTTTTGATTATGTTTCCTGGAAATTCCTTGAAGATatgcttgaaaaactcaaatttcCTAGCATTATGCTGGATAATGCAATGTGTAACAACTACATCCTACTCCATCTCCATAAATGGGGGATTTTATGGAATCTTCAAAGGAAAAAGGGGCATCAGACAAGGAGACCCCTTCTCACCCCTTCCTTTTGTCCTTTGCGTGAAGTATCTCTCAAGGTTGCTCAAAGGCCTTGAGGATTGAAGAGAATTTAAATATCATCCTAAGTGTGCGAGATTGAAGATTTCTTACCTTGCTTTTGTAGACGATCTAATCCTATTCTCTAGAGGAGATCTTAATTCAGTTGAGGCCATTATGGAATGCTTAAAAAGGTTCTCGGTCTGCTCTGGGCTTGCTGCTTGCTGTTCAAAATCAAATCTATACATTGCAGGTGTTCAGGGATTTGTTTTGGAAGAAATCAGGCAAGCTACTGGTTTTGTTGAAGGTGGATTTCCCTTTAGATACCTAGGAATCCCCTTTGCATCCACAAGACTAAATTTTGCCCACTATAGCCCAATGGTGAGCAAGATGGCTGATCTATTTAGTACTTGTCTAGGTAAGTCTATTTCCTATGCAGACAAGCTTGAGTTGATTAACTCGGTCATCCAAGGTGTAGAGTGCCTTTTGGATTTCAATTTTTCCTCTACCAAAAGCTATTTTACAGCATATTATTAAGTTGTGCAGGACTTTTCTctccccgggggggggggggtgtaacgacctgaaaaataatggtatttaaataataaagagagagggaaatgaaaTTAGTAACAagaggaggcagccgacttcgtcgacgaacgcgaagtgataatttcaagaaatttccccaggcctcgtcgaagaacacaggggtttcatcgatgaaggttctttaggacctcgtcgacgagaagatactgagaggggtttttgggacagattgaaattcgttgacgaaggaggaagttcgtcgatgaaattattgaaggactcgtcgacgaggtgacgtggcttgtcgacaaatctcgcagtataaatagtgcttaaactcagttttacgcAGAATTTCAACaccgctctcttctctctctctctcctacggcctctccctcttctctcttcgatttcgatcCCGTCAGTCGCTGgctcgacgatttgaggccaccatgaccctcttggcggagttctctccaagtctaccgaAACGGATCGTCAGTGGAATGAAGTTGAGATTCATCTCAAATCCagagtaaggtcttttattcggaatttgagtttccagcagttgtaagaaatgtaatagacgtagaaatagtaattttttgttctgaaatttatggttttcaaggtattgagtagAGAACCTTACAGGTGTTGGACTTGttacagtaggggattttagcaagaaataggtaagggaaatatgctatgctaggttatttgagtacgatttcagtataaaattataaatgttctaccatagtattgtttacagtagagatttatacagtttatcaaatatgattaacatgttttaaaattactgtgtggcttgagaatatagatatagtatagaaacatgctttatagtatttttttagagatgtgttttatataatatacagacagtgaatatattttacagcagTTACAGAAATAcaatgattatacagttttacagtaccatgacatatagatttacagttaattatagaaacacagttgatatagatacagtttgctacagcgtcatggtttatacagttattccagaatcatggtaaaacagatagttgtatatagagatgtattatataatatcagaccctgttggaccatacagtttacagagcatggtaccatagctacatacagtttatagagtgcaactacttattcagataatacgttgtataaaggtcgatcgcatagagcccacgagtggacatgctccccatcagatatgggttgaggagggctgatcagactacgaagtatagtgatttattcctagttggccagccaagataaatcccgcctacgggtcgcacaaccctgtcatgaggggttaaatcatgacacacagttatccacaggaaagtttactattattactatgtttatacaagtTTATAgaaacagaatatatatatatatatatatatatatatatatatatattagcagtattttgagtagaaacctaaagtacagaaatgttaagcaacaggtaaaagatgaagattatattactgatattgtatataactacgtatggttatgtttatttgatttctgcttcttgttacttaggttgatgattggttttaatccagtatggtatcagagcatgttaaatgtcatagtataaaataaaaaaaaaacccatttaaatagAAGGTTGTtacaagggggggggggggctcggAAAAAGCCCTTGGTGGCTTGGAGGGAGGTGTGTCTTCCTATATAAGGATGAAGGAGGGTTGGGTGTGTTTGACCTCCCAGCTTGGAATAAAGCTCAGTTAATCAGAATCTTATGGGACATCCACAGCAAAAGGGACTCATCGTGGGCTAAATGGGTAAACCATATTTATTTGAGAGACGGTGATTTTTGGGAGATCACTCCCAAACATGAGGACTCCCCACTCTAGAAAAAAAATACTTGAAATCAGGAGCTTGATGCTGCAGGATTGCAGGGATGGTATGGTTGCGGTTAATCTAATGAGGTAGTGGGTGTTGGATGGTTAGTTGTGCACATCATAGTGCTATGACTACTTGAAGAGCAAATGAAGTAAGGTCATATGACATAAGGAAGTATGGAGGAGTGACTCTACACCTAAACATGCCTTCATACTCTAGTTATGTGTTAAAAGAAAGTTGTCCACATGTGATATAATTAAAGGGAAAAATGTTGTGCTAGAATGTGTCTTATGCAGGGTTGAAACTGAATCTGTGGACTATCTATTTTTTAAATGTAGGTCCTCCTCAGCTGTCTGGAATCTTGTTCGTGATTGGATGAGAATGAGAAGGAGCATGTCTACATTGAATGCTGCACTTAAATGGCTCCACAAGGAAGTTAAGGGCACAAGTGTTCAATCGGTAGCAAAGAGAATTTGCTTGGCTTCAATAGTTTACTTCCTGTGGCATTTTAGGAACAaatggaaatttgaaaaaaaggCCATTGATCCTGCAGGTGTCTTTTAAGGTGATCTAAATTCACATCTACAGAGTCATGTATGACAAATTTCCCTGGTACTCAAATGAGTTGGGTTCAATTGTTTGTTTGTAATCTTTGCCTGAGTTGTGGAACATTTAGACTTTGATATTTTGTTGTAATTTCATTTTGGAAGTTGATGAATGCTTAGGCTTGGATGTTTATCTTTCCTATTAAGACTTTGTACTTGTTCTATTGGTAGCCATTTTGCCTAGCCTTTTGATTGTATAATTGCATTGTAATTGTACTGGATGCCCGTGTATACTCTACATATCCATTTGATTAATATATTTACCTTTcactgattaaaaaaaaaaaaaaaaagatgattaTTACAAGTTACAACAAAGCTAAAACTTGAATATTTAAGTGTGTATGAACATTGAACAATTAAATATGTACAATTAAGtttattgaatcaattcatgaACCCTCTGAATTGAACCCCTGAACTGGTAGAGTTCCAACCTCCCTTTGGCCTCCGGCAGCAGCGCTTCCACCAACGGATCCCACACCAAGTGCGGTGTCTTCGACGCCCACTCCAGCACCACCAGCACCTCCTCCTTCCCCAGCGCCTCGCTCTCGGGTCGGTGCGTCGATATGTAGCACAGCAGGACTAATGCCGATACCCGAACCGCCTGCTCCCCGAAGTACACCAATTGGATCAGGTGTTTGATTCCTCCTACTTCTATAATCGTATTGCAGTGGTTGCGGTGGAGGTAGTTCCCGGTGCAGGCGAACTTGGTGAGCGCCACCACCGCCTCCCTTGACACCTCATCGGCTTCCCTTCCTCCCAGCAGTCTCACCAATGGCTCGATAATTCGGGTCTCGGTGGACCGAAACGTTCTCGCCAAGTTCCCAATTGCCTTGATGGAGGGCAAGAGGAGGGCTAATTCAGATTCACCACCATTTTCAATTATACCAAGTAATTGATCCAAGACAGCCTTGGCTGCGGGGGAGCTGGGCTTGAAGGCGGCGCGTCGGAAATCGGGGTTTTGCTTCGCCACGGCGGTGATCTCCATCACCGCCATTGCCGAATTGAATCGAACCTCGTGCGGGCCTCTCCCTAGTAGGGCTGCCAAGCTTGAGAGGCCTCTCGACTCTGTGATGCTACGGCAAATGCTTGAATTTCCTTTTGCAAGTTTCCAGATCGCTCTTGCCGCCATTGCCTTCATGCTTTCTTCGGTCTCGTGGCTGAGAAAATTCGCGAGCATGTGGACCACGTTGGTCTGCGCGAAATGGTTTTGACAATTGGGATGGTTGGCTGCGAGTTCCGAGATCGCCCACGCCACCGCGGCCTGAACATTCGTGCGAAAATTCTCTTTGAGGATTTTCGCAAACCCCTTGCAAACACCAGCGTTCACAATGCGTTCGACGCTTTCCGGGTCGCGACCCAGATGACCAATGGCCCGCACGGCGGTCTCCTGACCTTCGCAATTCCGTTTCTTCGCCAGCTTCAGTAGCGGCCTGACGGCGCCTTCGTCGATGATGATCTTGCAATACAGGACGCTGTCGCGGGCCAACGAAGCCAGGGACTCGGCGGCGCAGGACGGGTCCTCGGACGATCTGGCCGCGGAGAGAATTGCTATTTGCTCCCAGACGAGGTACAAGATGGGCTCGTTGGCGGCGATCGGGGGGAGACCGAGGTAGCCACCGTCGCGGGAGGAGACGCGGAGGAGCCACGAAACGTCGCCGATGGAATTCTCGAGCAAAGACGATGTTTTACGGAAGGCGGCGTTGGGGATTACGGTGAACAAGACGCGCTTGATGAAGCTGTTGGCGCGGCACTTAAGGGCGAGGTGGAGAGCTTTTTGGAGAACTTGCTTGGTACGGTCTGTGATGCGGCGGGTGGGGCTGTCGTAGAGGTCGTTGCTGGCACGCGCCGCCTGACGGAGGAGGCGTGCCAGCTGCTGCGCCTTGTACTTCAGCTCCGAGCACTGTTGTCTGAAGGATTTTGCCTCGGCGGCCGTTTTGGCCACCTTGTCTGCCAATTGTATCGTCTTCGCCAGACTTTCCTTCACTGTGTCAGCAGCCATGGCTCCCGCGGACTAATTAAGCTGGCTACACCTTTTTCAGAAATTTGAATTATATCAAACTCTTCGAAAGAAACTAAGATGGGAAATTCTGGGTATGTGACAGTTCGATCCGAGTTTGAAGCTATATAAATGGGATTCAAGGGAGAGCTGCCATGAAAGTACAATTGTGTTTTCTGGTTTCATACAACTGCGGGGTAGCAGCGGCGTTGATGGCGAAAGAGGATGGGTTAATAAGTAGTCGTGGGAAGCTCGCCGGGGAGCAAAATTTCTTCATTTTGCCAATTTATCGTTTAGCTATACAATGGCAAGTGTGTTCGTTGGTCTAATTTCGGAGAACCGGTACGATTGGTCTGTTTCTCACGCGCCAGAAAATGGGAGGCGCTGCAGGCTCCAATCGGGGGTACTCTTAGGTCTGTTTAACACGTATGAACGGCCGTTATGATAAGTGCATTCCACGCGCACGAGGTTGGAAGGGATGACGCGGTAGCATGATTGGCGCTCGGAAACACAGTGGCACCAGACGTGGCATGCTCCATTCCTCAACCCTCAAATATGTTATATAGGTGGACTCGATGTCCCCATTGGATAAGACGATAAGCAGACAAGccatgtaaaaaaaataattttaattttttataaaaaaaatattgattcGGTAGAATGAGATTTTGTGGATCATAAAGTTCAAGATAATGTATAACGAAAATTTTTTGTTTATGTATCTAGTTTTCAAAGTGTCTAATCTATTAATTTTTAGTAAATATGATACAACTATCacatgttttaaatttaaaaaatagacATATGAACACATGTCGAGATGTCTCTGTATGATTTCTAGTTTTTAATTGTTTGATAGTATATATTTTGAGGAAATTATATAAGAGATCTTCCCCTCCATGTGTACGTGTACATGTATTTTAGATGTTATGCATGTAACAAATTGATcttacattcattaatatcaaacatGTATATAAGAATACTCATTTTCAATATGTGTATATTTTAAGAAATAGACACACTGACACGTAGGGCGAAAAGTCCCCTATATAATTTCTCTATATTTTGAATTGTGAATTTAATGAGAACTACACTCAAAATATAACTTTCGAAGCCTAATCAGGTAATTCAGTTGGTAAGGGCGAACTTATAACTTTGGAGACCCCAAGGTCATCGGTTCGATTCTCCTCTGATGTATTAATTATGTCGGCGAATTACAAGAGGTGCGTCAATAGGTGAGTGGCAACACTTCACCCCCGTGGGTTTGGTGTCGCATCGAGGGGTCCAAAGGACTCGTCGGTGGCTGGAGTTACCAcgtcaataaaaaaaatataactttcaaaaatgatataatttttaaaaattttaaaaagaacttATGTTATATGCAAAAATCTTATAAAGTATCATTACCTAAGTTTAAACGTTCTTCTCAAGATAATGAACTCGACTAATCTTTTATAAAAAGTTTCAATTTTATATGTATCAAATTAGAATTTCTTCTATATAAATGGTCAAAAAAGATTCATGTCATAGTTGGGGAGGGGTTTGGAATAGGAGATGACTTATTCTTCACCTATCATTTAAGTCAAGTAAACCTTTTGATGGATTTAAAGAAGTTTcattctatatttttattttaaaaaaatttcattgtTAATTATTTATTAGCTTTTCATAAGtaatgtgaaataattttttgttagtgttatataaatttttaatgcAATTGAATTAACTTGCACTTATTCTTAACCCACCCAATTGCGCAAATTGTTAATTGCAACTAAGAATTCGATTtgtttgatttaaaaaattatgatattTGACA includes:
- the LOC131156713 gene encoding uncharacterized protein LOC131156713; amino-acid sequence: MAADTVKESLAKTIQLADKVAKTAAEAKSFRQQCSELKYKAQQLARLLRQAARASNDLYDSPTRRITDRTKQVLQKALHLALKCRANSFIKRVLFTVIPNAAFRKTSSLLENSIGDVSWLLRVSSRDGGYLGLPPIAANEPILYLVWEQIAILSAARSSEDPSCAAESLASLARDSVLYCKIIIDEGAVRPLLKLAKKRNCEGQETAVRAIGHLGRDPESVERIVNAGVCKGFAKILKENFRTNVQAAVAWAISELAANHPNCQNHFAQTNVVHMLANFLSHETEESMKAMAARAIWKLAKGNSSICRSITESRGLSSLAALLGRGPHEVRFNSAMAVMEITAVAKQNPDFRRAAFKPSSPAAKAVLDQLLGIIENGGESELALLLPSIKAIGNLARTFRSTETRIIEPLVRLLGGREADEVSREAVVALTKFACTGNYLHRNHCNTIIEVGGIKHLIQLVYFGEQAVRVSALVLLCYISTHRPESEALGKEEVLVVLEWASKTPHLVWDPLVEALLPEAKGRLELYQFRGSIQRVHELIQ